The genomic segment ACCCGAACCCGTAACCGGCGATCTCCGGCGTCTGCGCGAAGCGCGGCAGCAGCAGGAAGCTCGAGAACATCGCGAAGCCGATCAGGAAGCCGACGAGGTTCGTTGCCCATACCGGCCGCTCGGAGAGCACCGCGAGATCGATCAGCGGCTCGGGGTGGCGGTCCTCGTAGCGCAGCCACCCGGCGAGGACGAGGACGCCGCCGACGATCAGCCCGATCGTCCGCAACGAGTCCCAGCCCCAGTCGTTCGACTCCGTCACGCCGAGCAGGACGGCGGCGAGGCCGATCGACAGGAGGACCGCCCCGCCCCAGTCGATCTTCACGTCCGAGCGGGTCGGCGACGGCGGCACGAGCCTGAAGGCGGCGAAGGCGGCGGGCAGCGCGACGAGGCCGATCCAAAACAGCCACGAGATGTCGAAGTTGTCGACGATGACTCCGGACAGCGGCAGGCCGATGCCGCCGCCGATGCCGAAGATCGCACTCATCAGCCCGAGCCCGGCGGGGACCCGCTCCGGGGGGAAGTTGTCGCGGATGATCCCGAACGAGAGCGGGAAGACGCCGCCGGCGACGCCGCACATCACGCGGCCGGCGATCAACGGCCCGATGCTCTCGGCGAACGCGCACACGACCGAGCCGAGCGCGAAGATCGACAGCACGATCGCCAGCGTGCGCCCCTTGCCGTAGAGGTCGCCGAGCTTGCCGACGATCGGCGTCGCGACCGAGGCCGAGAGCAGGAAGCCGGTCAGGACCCAGGAGCTGGCGGTGTCACTGGCGCCGAAGCTCTCCGTGATCGGCGCGAGCGCGGGGATCACGAGCGTCTGCGAGAGCGCGAACGAGACGCCCGCCAGCAGAACGACCATGAGGACCGCGCGAGGCATCGGCGCCGGGCGCTCGGGGGATGTCGAGCCGGTCGAGGGCAAGAAGCTTCGAGGCTAGCGATGTGGAGCGGGTCGCTCCGTTTCGAACCTCGCCTTCGCGGTTTGCGCTCTATACGCTCGCGTCGGATGCGCGCCGAGGGCCAACTTCGTGCGGACGCCGAGCGCAACCGCGGCCGCGTCCTGCTCGCCGCCGCGAAGGTCCTCGCCGAACAGGGTGTAGATGCGCCGGTCGAGGCGATCGCCCGCGAGGCCGGCGTCGGCGTGGGGACCGTCTACCGCCGCTTTCCGACCAAGCGCGAGCTCGTCGAGGCGATCCTGCTCGAGCGCGTCGACACGGTCGTCGCGCGGATCGAGGCGGCGGCGAGTGAGGAGGATGCCTGGGACGCGCTCGAGCTGGCGCTCACCGCGCTCGCCGAGACGCTCGCGGCCGAGCGCGGTCTCTTCGACATCATCTTCTCCGACGAGTCCGCCGAACTGCCCGTGAACCGGATCCGGTTGCGCCTGATCGGCGCCGTCGACCCGATCCGTGCGCGGGCGGCCGAGTCGGGCGAGCTGCGCCCCGACGTCGCCGCGACCGACCTCGTCGCCGTCGCAGCGATGGTGACGCGCCGGCCGCGCGGCGTGCGCGGTCTCGACCCCGGGCTCTGGGCGCGTTGGCTTCGTATCGTTCTCGATGGGCTGCGCTCCGGGGCGCACAATTCGAAGCTGCCACTGGAGAGCCCACCCACGGATCTGCCCGACTGAAGCAGACTCAGCTCTGCGGGAAACCCGCAGACGCGAGACCGCTACTCCCGCCCCCGGACCGGGTTCTCTCATTTCACCGGGCCTCGGGTTGTTCGCCCTCGGGACCGGCTCTGCTTAAATCGTGCGCCGATCCCCGGCATGAGGGCGGGGATCCGAGGGAGAGAGAGTCACTTGCGCAAACTGATCCCGAGCCTGGTGCTTGCCGCCGGGCTGCTCGTACCGACGCAGGCGTCGGCTGAGATCCCGTCCGTCTTCAACGACGCGGACAGCCCGCCGATCGCGTGCGAGGTTCAGGGCGCAGGAGCGAATGAGGGTCAGCGGTGGTGCACTACCCCGTCAGGCGAGGATTCATCCCGCGTTGCCAGCTTCGACAATACGCCCATCGATGTCAGCGTCGTGATACCCCCGGAGCCCGCGCAAGGCGTCGACGGGGACTTCCCCTTGCTGGGCCTCTACCACGGATACGGCGGCAACAAGAACAGCGTCGGACTGCGCCCGGGAGACGCCACCGTGCAGCACTGGGTCGACAAGGGCTACGCGGTGTTCACGATGACCGACCGGGGTCTCGGCCAGTCCTGTGGCGCTCCGTCCTCACGCGAGGACCTCCCGTCCTACTTCAACTGCGACAACGGCTTCATCCAGCTCCTCGACCAGCGCTACGAGGTTCGGGACGCCCAGACCATGATGGGGCTGCTCGCCGACGACGGCGTCATCGATCCGCAGCGGATCGGCGCCGGGGGCGGCTCCTACGGCGGCGCGATGGCGATCCAGCTCGGCGCGCTCAAGAACCGGATCCGAAACGAGGACGGGTCTTACTCCCCGTGGACGAGCCCGGACGGCCTCGCGATGGAGATCTCGGCGACCGCGCCTGAGATCACCTGGTCCAACCTCTCGCAAGCATTGCTTCCCAACGGCAGTCGTCTCGACTACGCGACACGTGACCCCTATCTGCGACCCGGTGCCGAGAGGACCGGCGTCGAGAAGCAGGTTCTCCTGAACGGGCTCTATGCCGGTGGCGCCCCGCCCAACGGCTACTACCAGACCGAGATCGGCGGACCCGCCGACATAACGCGCTGGAAGACGATCTTCGACACCGGTGGTCCGTATGACACTGGCGAGAACGCCGAGCTGATCCGTGAGATCAACAGCGAGCTCTCGAGTTTCCACTCGGTCAATGGAATCGCGCTGAACGGAGCCGACTCGGTTGACCCCGCGCCCGCGCTCTTGACGAACGGGTGGGTCGACGATCTCTTCCCG from the Thermoleophilia bacterium SCSIO 60948 genome contains:
- a CDS encoding MFS transporter yields the protein MPSTGSTSPERPAPMPRAVLMVVLLAGVSFALSQTLVIPALAPITESFGASDTASSWVLTGFLLSASVATPIVGKLGDLYGKGRTLAIVLSIFALGSVVCAFAESIGPLIAGRVMCGVAGGVFPLSFGIIRDNFPPERVPAGLGLMSAIFGIGGGIGLPLSGVIVDNFDISWLFWIGLVALPAAFAAFRLVPPSPTRSDVKIDWGGAVLLSIGLAAVLLGVTESNDWGWDSLRTIGLIVGGVLVLAGWLRYEDRHPEPLIDLAVLSERPVWATNLVGFLIGFAMFSSFLLLPRFAQTPEIAGYGFGFSVTASGLLLLPGAISQLITGPFAGTLGVRFGFRATLAGGAALATAAFIWAMLLHDEPWQLVISGILLSVGIAFAFASMANLIVAAVDQSTVGIATGINTVTRTVGGAFGSAVATSVLAANVIEGTPLPAEAGYTTAFAISSVGGIAALGAAMLIPRTTGRRAARAEGAAGSPRGGPEPEPAHQPSR